The DNA region tttcgtaaacaacaccccgttcgcgagaaggaagtgagtaggacttccctggcagtggctgtatactaGAGGATGAGCGGACtttcctcactctcggccgtaccaggggcGGTGATTCCGAGTTGGCGCTTACCTCATGATGCcgttttgatgatttccacaatgtatgtcctatccacttccagagtctTACCGAACTtgcctcttcatctggaagctggtttgttctctcccacagtaggctgttgctgatcgtACATGGCTAACgcacattcagtatcttgcgtagacaattgtttataaatacttgtacttttttgatgatggttgtagtagttctccaagtttcaacttcgtacagtagaactgtcttgacgttcgtattgaatattctgacttagatattggttgacagttgttttgagttccatatgttgtccAGCTGTAGAAATATTgtctttgctttgccaatccttgcctttacttCATCCGATCCCCctcgttcatcaatgatgcttctcagACACATGGAAGTTCCcatctcttccagagtttttccATGTGTTATTGGGTTAGTGTTCCctgtgttgtatttcaggattTCGCtttttcacttgtgtatgttgagCCCTACtattgcagaggctgctgcttgTATGGAAAGGTTCGAGAGATTATTATGTCTCAGAAACGGGATTAAGTAGAATTGTTCAGTTTAAATGTTGCTCCTCAACTTTATCATCAATTGCATTATGAAGGTAGCTCTGATGGGATTACTCGTGGAGTGGGTCTGCTACTCGAAGAAAGACTTCTATCTTGAGTATAGAGACGATATTCAGTCAGTTATCaacaacgtggaacttcgtacgtacgtacgtacatcaattcgagttgccataccacattagcacagagatacaattgtcgattcaaataccgtagtggtagaggtagtaaaagtataagcagtaatcggaaaaattagggttcgaagatgttattcaaggagtataatacagtgaaataaattttgaaagagaaaaaagggacatgatgaattcagaagattagaatttgggagaacacaaagagtggatgcacctgcaccactgcaaacgatttttaGCCATGTCATTCCAAGtgtctaaccatcggttgctatcgtctcgcggatcccaaccaggtagtctacacctaccaacatggctcagtccacttgtcagtgactccattgatttgtgccatgttttggtctggcagcccgaacatgcttgcattgttgcttacggtggtcagaagactctgcattttgtcagcgtcttcaccaaataaaactatgtcatctgcatattctaagtcaacaagtgaacctcccggtagaagttcaacccctggaaatttagatgaggagagtgttatctctaaaagtacgtcgaccacaaagttgaacaagaatggggagagtggacagccctgacgaacaccacttgaggtaatcaattctgatgacagttcgccataagctctcactctaccagttgtgttcgagtagagagcctttataaggttaatgtacttctttggtactcctttcagtgacaaacactgccatagaacctcacgatcaacagagtcgaatgccgccttaaggtcgagaaatactaccattgtggggcgtctgaatgtgtgtctgtgttctagaacctgacgtagtgtgaatatctggtctatacaaccacgtccaggtcgaaaaccagcctggttttctctagtctgctcttcacgagctttggttaggcgtcgaagtattattgaagctaatattttagacactatattagtcaaactggttcctctgtgattgtcacaagaggacttttgtcctttcttatagactggcacaatcagtgattgagaccagtcagatgggattacgtccagctTCCAGACTCTACCTAAGGCCTCAGTCAacctcactgctaatactggactgccatccttaaaaatctcggAGGTAAACTTGTGAGGTCCTGCTGCTCTCCCACGCTTCAGATTTcgtatagctttttcaacttcataaagagtTGGAGTACTTTACGACGATATTGCTGGTGGTGGTGTAAGTAGTGAGATCAGTCTGCGTAAAGTGGAACCCAGAGAGGGTTGCCTCAACTCGGACTCTCCTTGTCGCTGTCGTGATGCTAGTCTGGTTGTGAAAGGTTgggtctacaacgcgtcggtgcaAGTTGTTTTACTCTATAGTTTTGGAACTCGATTTCCATGATACTGGGGTGTGAAAAAGCTGAATAGGACTAGCATCTATTTGTCCATTACAACTCTTTGACTGGGGCCCGAGATATGGTGCAACTCAATGACTTGAGACGTTAccagacatggctcagaatagaggTCAATAGCTAATCTGTTAGACCAGCTTTACATGTAGGATAAATCCAATTTACAATAATACGGTGTTTTCTCATCGTGACCGTTATCAGGCATTTTCTTAGTGAGTATTATCTAGTTTATCTGTCATACGAATTACATTTAGTTTGTTTCTGTTTCAAGACAAAAGGTTAACTACCAATGAGGCTCAATATTCTTCTAAACTCCGTAGAGAAATTAAAAAATGTTGTTTATTGATTGTATTGGGTTATCGATTGAAGATGACTGATCCACTATACAGATTGCATAGGTAGTGTGAGTCGTTAGCTCATAAATTCTTTTTGGCTACAATTGTTTGCCAGAGTATTAACGTAGCTATGTATGACCACTTTCCGTTTGCAAATCAGTTGTAAACACATCCGGTATTACGTTAAACTTTTTCACCCAATTTAGAATTTTTGAGGGTAAATTGAAAATATTCCATACTTGACATAGCAGTGTAATAAACCGGGTAAAGGAGAGAAGCATGAGACAAAATATTAGTTAGTAAACTGAATAATGCGTCGCAATGATGTCAGTTTATACTTGTCCTCAAATACATCAACTAGCTTAGCTTTGCATTAGAAAATGGTTTACTACATATGTTTCGAAAAAAATTATGTACTAGAActccatcatcatcattcatttGATATAGCTTTGCTCCGCTGTTGCAAGAGTATTTATAAATTAGGGATTACACAAAGAGCTATGAGGTAGATCAAATATTGTTGGTTGGAAACGATCTACAATCtttatatttattaacaaataatttCCTCATTTCCCAAAACATGGCATTAGCGCGCTCGTACGTAGGTACTCATATTCCTTAAAACCTCTAGTTTACATAAGATATCTATAGAACTGGTCACCAGTAGACTTCATTTTCTTTCTGTATCACTAATATTTAAGTAGTAAAATCTTATTTGAATTTGGTCTTTTGTAGCTAATCTTGAGATGGACAATTTAATAGCAGATGTATCAGACATTGACTTTATCATTGAGAGCCAACTAGAAAATCAAATTGGATTGGGATGTTTGCCTTTCTCAAATATGAACAGttatttagattttatttaatACTGTTTCTTTAGAGTCCGGTGCTGGCGTTTgtcgtttttttattattaatcaatgtCCCCTTAATAATTTATGTCCTTTGAGACATATCAAAGCTGACAGGACAGTCGTATGCAAGCATTGGCTTCGTGGATTGTGCAAAAAAGGTGATGACTGCGAGTTCCTACACGAATATGACATGACTAAAATGCCAGAATGTTACTTCTTTTCGAAATTTGGTAAGTTGAGCTTCAGATTATTTCTTACTAGTGGTATACAGGAGAGTGTATGAATAAAGAATGTCCATTTCTTCATATTGACCCCGCTTCTAAGGTACAGGATTGCCCTTGGTATGATAGAGGGTTTTGCAGAAACGGTAATAGAATTCTTACTTTTAGAGATATGTCTAGGTCCTTTGTGCCGAAATCGACATGTCAGACGAGTAGCGTGCAAAAACTACATAAATGGTTTTTGTCCTAAAGGACGTGAATGTAAATATGCGCAGTGAGTAAAACTCTATTTCTAAACGTTGTAGTCCTATATGGTGGCCCCTTCCAGGAAGTGATCAAGATACACAGAAAAGCCGCTGGATATGTCATTACTGCAGTAAGTTTCCTCTACATCATATACTGTGTATTAGTTTCTGTCTTTCGACTTTAAAATGTACCGTATTTTGCATTTTAGATGAACGTGGACACAAAATACAATTTTGCCTCAAACTATCGCCTGAGGAACGTCTTCGACTACAGGAGCAGCAGCGAATGCAGAATATTAGCACTGGCGGCGCAGCGTTGCCTCAACAAGGTGGTAATCCCGGATCTCGTTTTGTTTCGGAACGTCTCAAGTTCGGTGGTCTTATGGGGACCTCACAGGCTGCTCCTACTGGACCTCGACAAGGCCCACAAAAACCACTTGACGAAGTaacatgttttaaatgtggAGAGAAAGGACATTATGCGAATCGATGCAACAAAGGCTATTTAGCATTTCTCAGTAAGGTTTCACTACAACCCCATGAAATGGAGAGTGCTCGTggctgatgcaaatgtgaaacTAGAAACCAGTGTATTGTAACCTGTACAGCTCTTATctacattttttattattttctaaagAACGAAGCTGAATTCCTATGAACTAAGTTTTAGTTTTTGACTGTAGTAGTCTCTTAGAATGTGAATATGTAGCGACCTAATCGTAAAAGTAAAACACCGTAATTGTCGGTACTTGTCAGTAAAGCGTATCtgaagttttaaaaaataacttcCTCTAAGATTTCCCATAAAAGAATTACTATCGGAAAGTTATAAACGCTAGTTTGCCAGTCATCTTTCATTTAGCTCAATTGACCTTCACTTCCAATCCATATGATAGTTTGGAGTTTAAGTTGGTCATTATTCCCGGTTATGGAAAAACATTTTATTGCTACAACTTCGAATGAAACATTTGTTTTCCCAACGTCTAACTACACATGAGCCGAAAGAAATCCTTAGACACGCAGTTCACACAGAGTTTAACCATTAAAGTAGTTCCCGCCAAATTTTCAGACATATATTTACCAATGCATGATATTAACCAATGTTAAACTTAAACTGACTATTAATGCTATGCATTAGTAGATTTAGTCAATTAGAAACCATCGTTATATTTGTGGCCATTTAGTGACATTGTACCGCAGTATTGTAGACAACTGCATAGAACTAGCATCTGACGAGTCATCACGAATCCCCATTCGGTGTCCTAGAGATGGTACGACTCTGTAGCTTAAGATGCTATCAAATATAGTTCAAAATAAAAGCCACTGACGATTCCGCTGTAGTTTCGTATCTTTTTCTTCGTAAGTTAGGTAAACTCCTTTAACTGGATGGTTTCTTTTTTGAATGTATTATCGACTGAACTATATCTCTTACTACATACTGTTTTTATCCATTTATTTAATGATTGTACTACCATTTCCTCTCGTATTTCTTTTGTGATGCAATTTTATTGGTCCTACATTGTACCGGAATCTATATGCAtgcaatgaataaaaataaacttataaTTGGATTAAACAGCTTAAACTGTTTTCGTTTATTAGTGTAATCTATTTGACTATGTCGGTCCACTTACCTGCTGTTCAGTTGGTCTGCATACATATATCCATCTTAGTATATTGTGTTAGTGGTATATGTTAATAATTCGatttgaacttttgtgataacACGTTTAAAATGTCTCGATATCATCATGTAGACGACGGGTATGATCGTCTAGACTGAACTGTCTCTTTCCATTTTGTTTTCAGCAAAGATACTTTATTTTTGTATGGTCTTAAAGTCATTTGTTTGCTGATTTTTCCACCAAGGTCATGAATTTATGGAACTTCGAAATACAAATGCTGCAATACATGCGTATAGGCAAGCACTtgtttataatcatttatttaatgattgCACTCCCCTTTATTTTTTCGCAATACTATCACTTCATTTGTATAGTCCATTTATTTTGGTCCCTCACTGTACCAGAATTCACatgagttaaataaaataaatgtaggTTCTGTGCGGCATCAATTATTGTCAAAAGCTCTAGCTAAAAAAACGTATCGTAAGTTCAACTACTCATAGCGTTGGAACACGATGTAGTGATCTCGTGCTGAACTAGGCCCAGAGAAATTGAGCTGCAAGCATCTTACTAATTGATGTAAAGTGGCTAGGTCGGTCGCTACTTCATTCCTATTAGAACGCGACCAATACACTACTAGTGGCAACCGTTTCGAGCTATTTGTAAACATAGAATAGCAAAGTCATCCATTATAGCAAAATATGAAGATTGCAAGTTGCTAAATAGTGTGTTTAAATATTGCGGAAATGTCACTGTAACATAGCTTCTTATTATCTATAATTACAATATGTCTAATCAGTTGCGAGTAGCTTTATAATTATCAGGGCGAAAGTCCCGATGAACTACTTATTAAACTTAGATAACCATTTCAACAAAATTTAGTCGAACTAGATGTAATGTTTTGAAAATTACTTCGTTATTCAACCACTTACATGTCCatgattcatttgtttgttGATTATCATTTTCTGTCTAGCAAATGCGCCATTTAAAACTAACGGAAGCTTTTT from Schistosoma haematobium chromosome ZW, whole genome shotgun sequence includes:
- the CPSF4_1 gene encoding Cleavage and polyadenylation specificity factor subunit 4 (EggNog:ENOG410V53G~COG:A), with protein sequence MTKMPECYFFSKFGECMNKECPFLHIDPASKVQDCPWYDRGFCRNGPLCRNRHVRRVACKNYINGFCPKGRECKYAHPIWWPLPGSDQDTQKSRWICHYCNERGHKIQFCLKLSPEERLRLQEQQRMQNISTGGAALPQQGGNPGSRFVSERLKFGGLMGTSQAAPTGPRQGPQKPLDEVTCFKCGEKGHYANRCNKGYLAFLSKVSLQPHEMESARG
- the CPSF4_1 gene encoding Cleavage and polyadenylation specificity factor subunit 4, variant 2 (EggNog:ENOG410V53G~COG:A), which encodes MNKSGAGVCRFFIINQCPLNNLCPLRHIKADRTVVCKHWLRGLCKKGDDCEFLHEYDMTKMPECYFFSKFGECMNKECPFLHIDPASKVQDCPWYDRGFCRNGPLCRNRHVRRVACKNYINGFCPKGRECKYAHPIWWPLPGSDQDTQKSRWICHYCNERGHKIQFCLKLSPEERLRLQEQQRMQNISTGGAALPQQGGNPGSRFVSERLKFGGLMGTSQAAPTGPRQGPQKPLDEVTCFKCGEKGHYANRCNKGYLAFLSKVSLQPHEMESARG